A DNA window from Peromyscus leucopus breed LL Stock chromosome 3, UCI_PerLeu_2.1, whole genome shotgun sequence contains the following coding sequences:
- the LOC114683504 gene encoding C-type lectin domain family 4 member A-like: protein MASPNIYTDVNFKVQPVSSGTVSDSSSAPPKKTTIHKSSPGFPTLLLASLIFFLLMAILSSVALIILFQMYSDLLEEKNTMKQLNHTKLDCMKDHASAEDKVWSCCPKDWKPFSSHCYFTATDSASWSESEEKCSSMGAHLMVIHSQEEQDFITKILNPKAAYFIGLSDTGHRQWRWVDQTPYNESATFWHLGEPSSDNEQCVIINHQYSGWGWNDVPCSGKQKSVCQMKKIYL from the exons ATGGCTTCTCCGAACATTTACACAGATGTGAACTTCAAAGTTCAACCTGTCTCCTCAGGCACTGTCTCAGACTCATCTTCAG CTCCTCCAAAGAAGACCACCATTCACAAAAGTAGTCCTGGCTTTCCCACGCTGCTTCTTGCCTCATTGATATTTTTCCTGCTGATGGCAATCTTATCCTCTGTTGCTCTGATCA TTTTGTTTCAAATGTATTCTGAtctccttgaagaaaaaaatactatgaaaCAACTGAATCACACAAAATTGGATTGTATGAAAGACCACGCATCTGCGGAAG ACAAAGTCTGGAGCTGTTGCCCAAAGGATTGGAAGCCATTTAGTTCCCACTGCTACTTCACTGCGACTGACTCAGCATCTTGGAGTGAGAGTGAGGAGAAGTGCTCCAGCATGGGTGCTCATCTGATGgtgatccacagccaggaagagcaG GATTTCATCACCAAGATCCTGAATCCCAAAGCTGCTTATTTTATTGGGCTTTCAGATACAGGTCACCGACAGTGGCGCTGGGTTGATCAGACACCATACAATGAAAGTGCCAC gTTCTGGCACCTGGGTGAGCCCAGCAGTGACAATGAACAATGTGTTATAATAAATCATCAATATTCTGGTTGGGGCTGGAATGACGTCCCTTGCAGTGGTAAACAGAAGTCAGTTTGTCAGATGAAGAAAATATACTTATGA
- the LOC114683501 gene encoding protein jagunal homolog 1-like, which produces MSVMLKYEIKKLIYVHLVIWLLLVAKMSVGHLRLLSHDQVATPYPWEYPYLLSMVPSLLGLLSFPRNNISYLVLSMISMGLFSIAPLIYGSMEMFPAAQQLHRHGKAYRFLFGFSAVSVMYLVLVLAVQVHAWHLHYSKKLLDSWFTSTQEKKRK; this is translated from the coding sequence ATGAGTGTGATGCTCAAGTATGAAATCAAGAAGCTGATCTACGTCCATCTGGTCATATGGCTGCTGTTGGTTGCCAAGATGAGTGTGGGACACCTGAGGCTCTTGTCACATGATCAGGTGGCCACGCCCTATCCGTGGGAATATCCGTATTTGTTGAGCATGGTGCCATCTCTCCTGggccttctctcctttcctcgaAACAACATCAGCTACCTGGTGCTCTCCATGATCAGCATGGGGCTCTTCTCCATCGCGCCCCTCATTTATGGCAGCATGGAAATGTTCCCTGCAGCACAGCAACTCCACCGCCATGGCAAGGCCTACCGcttcctgtttggtttttctgCTGTCTCCGTCATGTACCTGGTGTTGGTCCTGGCAGTCCAAGTTCATGCCTGGCACCTGCATTACAGCAAGAAACTCTTAGACTCTTGGTTCACCAGCACACAGGAGAAGAAACGGAAATGA